A window from Pseudomonas sp. MRSN 12121 encodes these proteins:
- a CDS encoding HAMP domain-containing sensor histidine kinase, protein MRGRFDTLFGRLFGVLLIAIVLAHLLAFFWFHLYGPPPRPPAGEFGGQPAANGRFEHRPPRPWFGGPIVPLTFQFISLIIAAWYGAKLLTRPIQRLSDAAERLSEDLDSPPLEESGPREARQAAHTFNLMQQRIREQVKQRGRMLGAVSHDLRTPLSRLKLRLEQIEDHKLQGQMRQDLDDMIGMLDATLSYLHEQRTSEAVQWMDVQALVESLCENAQDQGADVQTSGHCMPLQVQPMALRSCLNNLLDNALRYAGHARISLQDSREEVLIRVIDQGPGIAEDQREAVFEPFYRLEGSRNRNSGGVGLGMTIAREAAERLGGQLCLEETPGGGLTAVMRLPRT, encoded by the coding sequence ATGCGCGGGCGCTTCGATACGCTCTTCGGCCGCCTGTTCGGCGTGTTGCTGATCGCGATCGTGCTCGCCCACCTGCTGGCCTTCTTCTGGTTCCACCTGTACGGTCCGCCACCGCGCCCGCCCGCCGGCGAATTCGGCGGCCAGCCCGCGGCCAACGGGCGCTTCGAGCATCGGCCGCCGCGCCCCTGGTTCGGCGGGCCGATCGTGCCGCTGACCTTTCAGTTCATCTCGCTGATCATCGCCGCCTGGTACGGCGCCAAGCTGCTGACGCGGCCGATCCAGCGCCTGAGCGACGCCGCCGAACGCCTCAGCGAAGACCTCGACAGCCCGCCGCTGGAGGAATCCGGCCCGCGGGAGGCGCGCCAGGCCGCGCATACCTTCAACCTGATGCAGCAGCGCATCCGCGAACAGGTCAAGCAGCGCGGGCGCATGCTCGGCGCGGTTTCCCATGACCTGCGCACGCCGCTGTCACGCCTCAAGCTGCGGCTGGAGCAGATCGAGGACCACAAGCTGCAGGGCCAGATGCGCCAGGACCTCGACGACATGATCGGCATGCTCGATGCGACCCTCAGCTACCTGCACGAGCAGCGCACCAGCGAGGCCGTGCAGTGGATGGATGTGCAGGCGCTGGTGGAGTCGCTCTGTGAAAATGCCCAGGACCAGGGCGCCGATGTGCAGACCAGCGGCCATTGCATGCCCCTGCAGGTACAGCCGATGGCCCTACGCTCGTGCCTGAACAACCTGCTGGACAATGCCCTGCGCTATGCCGGCCACGCGCGTATCAGCCTGCAGGACAGCCGTGAGGAAGTGCTGATCCGGGTGATCGACCAGGGGCCGGGTATCGCCGAAGACCAGCGCGAAGCGGTGTTCGAGCCCTTCTACCGCCTGGAAGGTTCGCGCAATCGCAACTCCGGTGGCGTCGGCCTGGGCATGACCATTGCCCGCGAAGCCGCCGAACGCCTGGGCGGGCAACTGTGCCTGGAAGAAACCCCCGGAGGCGGCCTGACGGCCGTGATGCGCCTGCCCCGCACCTGA
- a CDS encoding response regulator has product MHNTPAPLNDDQKAPGTSGDDKRWNTRALIVDDDLPIRELLVDYLARFNIHATGVTDGTAMRQALQAEHFDVVVLDLMLPGEDGLSLCRWLRTESDIPILMLTARCEPTDRIIGLELGADDYMAKPFEPRELVARIQTILRRVRDDRTEQRANIRFDNWRLNSVLRQLISAEGLVVPLSNAEFRLLWVFIERPRRVLSREQLLDAARGRSIEAFDRSIDLLVSRLRQKLGDDPKSPQLIKTVRGEGYLFDARDIG; this is encoded by the coding sequence ATGCATAACACTCCAGCTCCTCTCAACGACGATCAGAAAGCGCCCGGCACCAGCGGTGACGACAAACGCTGGAACACCCGCGCCCTGATCGTCGACGACGACCTCCCGATCCGCGAACTGCTGGTCGACTACCTGGCCCGCTTCAATATCCACGCCACCGGCGTGACCGACGGGACCGCGATGCGCCAGGCCCTGCAAGCGGAACACTTCGATGTGGTGGTGCTCGACCTGATGCTGCCCGGCGAAGACGGCCTGTCCCTGTGCCGCTGGCTGCGCACCGAGTCGGACATCCCGATCCTGATGCTCACCGCCCGTTGCGAGCCCACCGACCGGATCATCGGCCTGGAGCTGGGGGCCGACGATTACATGGCCAAGCCCTTCGAGCCGCGGGAACTGGTGGCGCGGATCCAGACCATCCTGCGCCGGGTACGCGACGACCGCACCGAACAGCGGGCCAATATCCGCTTCGACAACTGGCGCCTGAACAGCGTGTTGCGCCAATTGATCTCCGCCGAGGGCCTGGTCGTCCCGCTGTCCAATGCCGAGTTCCGCCTGCTCTGGGTGTTCATCGAACGCCCGCGTCGGGTACTGAGCCGAGAACAGTTGCTGGACGCTGCGCGCGGGCGCTCCATCGAAGCCTTCGACCGCAGCATCGACCTGCTGGTCTCGCGCCTGCGACAGAAGCTCGGCGACGACCCGAAATCGCCGCAGTTGATCAAGACCGTACGCGGCGAAGGCTATCTGTTCGACGCCCGGGACATCGGCTGA
- the pyrF gene encoding orotidine-5'-phosphate decarboxylase, which yields MSACQTPIIVALDFPTRDAALKLADQLDPKLCRVKVGKELFTSCAAEIVGTLRDKGFEVFLDLKFHDIPNTTAMAVKAAAEMGVWMVNVHCSGGLRMMAACREVLDQRSGPKPLLIGVTVLTSMEREDLAGIGLDIEPQEQVLRLAALAEKAGMDGLVCSALEAQALKTAHPSLQLVTPGIRPAGSAQDDQRRILTPRQALDAGSDYLVIGRPISQAADPAKALAAVVAELA from the coding sequence ATGTCCGCTTGCCAGACTCCTATCATCGTCGCCCTGGACTTTCCCACCCGTGACGCCGCACTGAAACTGGCCGATCAGCTGGACCCCAAGCTGTGCCGGGTCAAAGTCGGCAAGGAACTGTTCACCAGTTGCGCGGCGGAAATCGTCGGCACCCTGCGCGACAAGGGCTTCGAGGTGTTCCTCGACCTGAAATTCCATGACATTCCCAACACCACCGCCATGGCCGTCAAGGCCGCCGCGGAGATGGGCGTGTGGATGGTCAATGTGCACTGTTCCGGCGGCCTGCGCATGATGGCTGCCTGCCGCGAAGTGCTGGACCAGCGCAGCGGCCCGAAACCGCTGCTGATCGGCGTGACCGTGCTGACCAGCATGGAGCGCGAGGACCTGGCCGGCATCGGCCTGGATATCGAGCCCCAGGAGCAGGTGCTGCGCCTGGCCGCCCTGGCGGAAAAAGCCGGCATGGACGGCCTGGTCTGCTCGGCCCTGGAAGCCCAGGCGCTGAAGACCGCACACCCGTCGCTACAATTGGTGACCCCGGGGATCCGTCCGGCAGGCAGCGCCCAGGACGACCAGCGGCGCATCCTCACCCCGCGCCAGGCGCTGGACGCCGGTTCCGACTACCTGGTGATCGGCCGCCCGATCAGCCAGGCGGCGGACCCGGCCAAGGCGCTGGCGGCCGTGGTGGCAGAGCTGGCGTAA
- a CDS encoding NADP-dependent oxidoreductase, whose translation MTAQTNRQFLLAKRPVGAATRETFTYQQVPVGEPAAGQILVKNHYLSLDPAMRGWMNEGKSYIPPVGIGEVMRALGVGQVIASNHPGFAVGDYVNGALGVQDYFVGEPRGFYKVDPKLAPLPRYLSALGMTGMTAYFALLDVGAPKAGDTVVLSGAAGAVGSIAGQIAKIKGCRVVGIAGGQDKCRFLIDELGFDGAIDYKSEDVHAGLKRECPKGVDVYFDNVGGDILDAVLGRLNLKARVVICGAISQYNNKEAVKGPANYLSLLVNRARMEGFVVMDYAAQFAAAGQEMAGWMAKGQLKSKEDIVEGLETFPETLMKLFSGENFGKLVLKVD comes from the coding sequence ATGACAGCCCAGACCAATCGCCAGTTCCTGCTCGCCAAGCGCCCGGTGGGCGCGGCGACCCGCGAAACCTTCACTTATCAGCAGGTGCCCGTCGGCGAACCGGCGGCGGGCCAGATCCTGGTGAAGAACCACTACCTGTCCCTCGACCCGGCCATGCGCGGCTGGATGAACGAAGGCAAGTCCTATATCCCACCGGTGGGCATTGGCGAAGTCATGCGCGCCCTGGGCGTGGGCCAGGTGATCGCCTCGAACCACCCCGGCTTCGCCGTCGGCGACTACGTCAATGGAGCCCTGGGGGTACAGGACTACTTCGTCGGCGAGCCACGCGGCTTCTATAAGGTTGACCCGAAGCTGGCGCCGCTGCCGCGCTACCTGTCGGCCCTGGGCATGACCGGCATGACCGCCTATTTCGCCCTGCTGGACGTCGGCGCGCCGAAAGCCGGCGACACCGTGGTGCTGTCGGGCGCCGCCGGCGCAGTGGGCAGCATTGCCGGGCAGATCGCCAAGATCAAAGGCTGCCGGGTGGTCGGCATTGCCGGTGGCCAGGACAAGTGCCGGTTCCTGATCGACGAACTGGGCTTCGACGGGGCCATCGACTACAAGAGCGAAGACGTCCACGCCGGGCTCAAGCGCGAATGCCCGAAAGGCGTCGACGTGTATTTCGATAACGTCGGCGGCGATATTCTCGACGCCGTGCTCGGCCGCCTGAACCTCAAGGCGCGGGTGGTGATCTGCGGCGCCATCAGCCAGTACAACAACAAGGAAGCGGTCAAGGGACCGGCCAACTACCTGTCGCTGCTGGTCAACCGCGCGCGCATGGAAGGTTTCGTGGTGATGGACTATGCCGCCCAGTTCGCCGCCGCCGGGCAGGAAATGGCCGGCTGGATGGCCAAGGGGCAGCTCAAGAGCAAGGAGGACATCGTCGAGGGGCTGGAGACGTTCCCGGAAACGCTGATGAAACTGTTCAGCGGCGAGAACTTCGGCAAGCTGGTGTTGAAGGTCGATTGA
- a CDS encoding SDR family oxidoreductase, giving the protein MSMTFSGQVVLVTGAAAGIGRATALAFAAQGLKVVAADLDAAGGEGTVQLIRDAGGEALFVRCDVTDEADVQHLMAQVVSNYGRLDYAFNNAGIEIEKGKLADGTLDEFDAIMGVNVKGVWLCMKHQLPLLLAQGGGAIVNTASVAGLGAAPKMSIYAASKHAVIGLTKSAAIEYAKKKIRVNAVCPAVIDTDMFRRAYEADPRKAEFAAAMHPVGRIGKVEEIASAVLYLCSDGAAFTTGHALAVDGGATAI; this is encoded by the coding sequence ATGAGCATGACGTTTTCCGGCCAGGTCGTTCTGGTCACCGGCGCCGCGGCCGGCATTGGCCGGGCCACGGCCCTGGCGTTCGCCGCGCAAGGGTTGAAAGTGGTGGCGGCCGACCTGGACGCCGCCGGGGGCGAAGGCACGGTGCAGTTGATTCGCGACGCCGGTGGCGAAGCGCTGTTCGTGCGCTGCGACGTCACTGACGAAGCGGATGTGCAGCACCTGATGGCGCAGGTGGTGAGCAACTATGGCCGCCTCGACTATGCCTTCAACAACGCCGGGATCGAGATCGAGAAGGGCAAGCTGGCGGACGGCACCCTGGACGAGTTCGACGCGATCATGGGGGTCAACGTCAAGGGCGTGTGGCTGTGCATGAAGCACCAGTTGCCGCTGCTGCTGGCCCAGGGCGGCGGGGCCATCGTCAACACGGCTTCGGTGGCCGGCCTCGGCGCCGCGCCGAAGATGAGCATCTATGCCGCCTCCAAGCATGCGGTGATCGGCCTGACCAAGTCGGCGGCCATCGAATACGCGAAGAAGAAAATCCGCGTCAACGCGGTATGCCCGGCGGTGATCGACACCGACATGTTCCGCCGTGCCTACGAGGCCGATCCGCGGAAGGCCGAATTCGCCGCGGCCATGCACCCGGTCGGGCGCATCGGCAAGGTCGAGGAAATCGCCAGCGCGGTGCTGTACCTGTGCAGCGACGGCGCGGCCTTCACCACCGGCCATGCGCTGGCGGTCGACGGTGGCGCCACGGCGATCTGA